TAGCTATCACACTGTACTTGGTGATGATTTGATAGGAGTTGGGGTTTTACAGAATCTTCTGTTTTATTGGATATTGTCAATTTTGTGTTAATCTTAACTTGCTCTGGAGTTGAAGGTGCTTTTGAAATTGTAGATGATGGCATATTCTTTAGCTTTACATCTTCTTTAACTAGCTCTTTAGGTGAATTGTCAAATTTTCTCTCGCAATCTCTTCCTGTTTGTGTCATTTTTTGCTCAGCCATTCTCTGGTCTTCATAATATTTTTCATACTGCTGTCTATAGGCTGGATTTGATGCAATTAAAGACTTTTGGTCCATATAGAGACCATATGCATACTGTCCATAATAAAGTGACTGGGCTAATGCAGGGTGTCGTTGTGTAATGACAGATTGATGCTGAGGTGGCAAGGTACTGGGATTAGCTTCAGTCTTTTTAGCATCTAAGCTTTCAGTCTTCTCTTTCTTTtcaacttcttcttcttcctcttttttACATTTTCCGCCCTGGTTAGTGATTATATTTCCATTCACTGGAGTATTGGCCTGGCCAGGGTGTACATAAGATGGTGAATAGTAAGGGTCATAGCCATGGTAGTATGGAGAGTGAGATTCTTTTACTTGAGATGATTGTGAAATGGGTGTAGAATGACCCTTAACAAGATTGTCTTTATTACATAAAATATCCGCAGGAGAGCTAGTCTTTGACCGCATACCTTCTGACCTACTGTCAGAGCCCCCATCATCAGCAGCATCTGAAATATCAGAATATGCAGGACTATTTGTCTTCGTAGTAGAACTATCTCCACCATTTTGTGTCAAGACGTGCAATGGTGCAATAGTAGATTGTCCATTTATCACAGTGCTACACTCAACCCTGGAGGCACTTCCTATAGATGGGCTTGGTGCATTGTCTGTAAATGTATACACTTTATCTGCTTCAGCTTTAATACTAGCCATTCGGCTTTCTTGAGTTTCTGGCAGTCCATTAGTAATAGAATCACTCTTATTAATATGTTCTTTTAAAAAATGTCCACATAAATCTTTGGGAGATCCTTTTGAATCTTCCACTTTGCAAATTTTAGATTCGTCCAGAGGACTTAGTGCTTCTTTACTTTCTTTTTCCTTTAATTTTCTTTTGtcctttttctttttgtctttAAGTGATGTAAGAGAGGGATTTACACTGCTTGGCTCTCCCATAATTGTTGGCTTTGGTTGAATAGGTTTTAATGGGGGACTCTTTGGTGTTGCCTGGCCAACAGCAGTAGTTAAAGATGGCAATCCTGGCATTGTGCCTGTTGTAGTGTTTGTAAATGCTGCACTAGGAATTGCTATTAATTGAGGAGGTGTAGGAGCTGGCGCTGGAGCAATTGGCCTAGTGGTTTTAAGCTTTGAAAGATTTTTATCAACCTTGCAGTTtgattttttattcttttcatTTTTCTTATCTATTATTCCCTCTGCTTCCAGTTTTGGCATTTCTACAGTGAGACTGCCATCTAAAGCACAATTGTCCAGTGTAACTGACATGTTGGATATGATAGGAAGGCTATTAAGTTCCACATTCAATCCTTTCTTTTTCCCAGAAGTTTTGCCAGTTTTTGAATTGCTAATTTGATTAGTGCAATTGTTTGCCAATTCTCTTTTGCCTTTTGGTGTACCAGGAGCACTTTGTAAACCAGGAGACATGGGCGCTTTTAATTGTTCCAAACTTGTGCTTGACTCATTGCATTCAAGTGCCACATTGCTTAGTGCCTCCTCACAATCTGAAACTTTATCCTCACTGTCTTGCTCAAATTCCAGCTTGTTGTCTGAATCCAAATGTGCATGTGCCTGGTGATAACGAAGTCCGTTTATGTGCTTATATTTTTTGTTGCAATTTGGGTGTGGACAGTCTATTAAAACTGGAGAAGAGCAGCCTTGGTCCAAAAAAGAGTCATTTTTTCCCTGTGGGGTAGTTGGCATGCTACGAGAGTTAGTTCGAACTCTCTTCCCTGATTTATTGTCCTCTGAACTGGAAGTCGGGTCTAGCTCCATTGCAGGCCTACTTTTCCTTTTACCAACAGGTGAAGGACTCATTTTAATATCCTCAATGACACAATTTGGTGGTGTCCTACGTCCACTTGTATTAATGCTTCCGCGCCTCCCTTTCCCATTTGCACCACCTCTGTTTTTATTTTGAAGTCCTCTAATTTCTGGAAAATTTACTTCACTGCCTGGGGCAGGTGCTGTTGCTGTAGCTGCAGACCTTGCCCGTTTCCCTCTACCACGACCTCCACGCATTTCAAGGTCACTTGTTGGTGAATCACAAAACCTAGAAATGAAATTCCACACTTAGATACATATTCAATTATTTTATGAAAAAGGTTTACAGTTTATACATTCTAAAACATACAGCATTGAATAaaacaaaatatgtaaaaaaaagtttatcaTATTTAGGAATGGTTTATCATAATTGAAGGAGTAATAGGCTTTATTGATAGTCACTAGCTTACCTTGGAGGAGCCCAGTCATGCTTTGTGCAGTCCAATAAAGTACCAACATATGTTTTATTCCGCCATGTGACATTCACAACTAGTACACCTGCATATAAAAAGAAAATTCATTTAAATTTACGCATTTTTCCAGATTAGGAGTAGTTTCAAAGATTCAGTTTACTATGTTTTAGTAGCTGTGGTTGCCTTGCTTCCTTTTTTTGGTTTTAGCAACCTCAGTCTAAAACCCACAGGaaactgtatatatgtatgcacAATCGAGATAGGATTGACAGCAGGAAATATTTTTGCCATGTCCTGCTGTAAAACACTACCTTTTAGTGTTACTATTATTACACATAATTGCTTTCACTTAACAGTCAAACAGAACATCTAAGTGCTAGcttacaaaatgaaaaaaaaacacaaagtaacTTCTGCATTTAACCATAAAAGAAAGTTTTTTCCTAAAAAAAAGTTAGGTGTTTAAAATTGAATTGGTTTATAGATTCCTCATAGAAAGAATAATTATGTTGCATGTACAAAGATATTATGAACCCCTAAAATATTATTTAgtattaaagaaaatctgtcagtaggatcaattctcctaagccatctatatagccatgcaggtcatagaaagttgaataagatGATGCTTTGATATCTATAATCTGATGAATGGCTTCTTAGAAATCAATTGTTTAAATATTTAAATGTGCTGTTAAGATCcatgggccagacactgatcttcctgaaaatctgcctccacAGCTTATTGTAAACGAAAGGAACGTTATGAGTGTGAGACATATaataactgacagtctgctctcctgatctacatgtctcaaacTAGTAATGCcacctttcatttaaaaaaaaatgctctgGATGCAGATTTTTCTGGAGATCTCTGTCCTGCCCATATATATTAAAaactaatttacatattaagaaaaatgtggattactCTGGAATTAAAcgttggattgcagatatcaagatatcattttgtacaactttctatgacctacctgTCGATATAGAAGGCTtaaaagggttgatcctactgacagattctctttttaTATGCTAAAAATGCTCAATATAAAGTGCTTTTTTCAGGGCAAAATGAatcaggtctcatctataacaaccAATGAAGACAAAACAATAGGTTCACCTTTTATATGTATGACACAGATTTTTTTTGACTATTGTTTTTGTGCACAGCCTATATTGATACTCTTTTGTAAAAATAAATCATGTTCACCTATGCAATCCATCGACATTACAACTGATCTCTTCTTTCTTCTGCGATATATGTTCAATGTACTCACAATAGGTTCTGCTGATCTGAAATATGACATTGATTTTCCAACTTGTGGCCTAATGTGCTGTCCAATTAAATTAGATGTCTCAAAAGTTTACTGCTTGATGTAAATGTACAGTGAAAGTATAATGAAAAAGTGATATAAACAACCTTAAAAACTTGCAAAACGTGACATAATAAACAGTAGCAGGAATTAACTAGGCTGACCCAGATACACATTTTTGCTTCTATCTTTGTCTTGCACAGCATGTTCCAATTGGGTCATTTCATTTCATCATTCAATATACAACCCTAAATTACCAAAATTGCCAAACTTTCTAGTAAACCTATAATATAAAGCTATTTGTATTAGTAAAAGAATAAAACATGCCTGAAACGATAAATTGACATTGCCAATACAATCTCATTAGCCAACGGTAACTTCATGCTTTGTTTTGAAAATGGTATTTGAGATTTTACTAATAGTCTGTTATTTCTACTATGTAATAATGCTGCTTCACGACTCTTGTCACACAAAGGCAAGTTTTGTACAAGTCACAGAAGCAAAAATATTTGTGCAGTTCCCTGTGACTTGCTATTGTGAGAATATTTTTGAGCTGCAATTTGTCCGTAAAAAAAAACTACATCACGTACATGGCACACATGTGAGCTGAATGTGACTGGAGTTCAATTTTTTTGTAGATAATGTCACCTGCATCCTGTTTTCAAAAATCCAACAGGGATATTTTTTTGAGACAGCCAATTAACAACCATATGAATTCACAGGTCTTCACTCATGCCAATTGGAAATCAATAAATGCACTGTTGTAATGCAACTTTACAATTATAT
This region of Ranitomeya imitator isolate aRanImi1 chromosome 1, aRanImi1.pri, whole genome shotgun sequence genomic DNA includes:
- the ZNF608 gene encoding zinc finger protein 608 isoform X3, with amino-acid sequence MSLSISTVGKGVDPAAVDAYDSGDDWEIGVGDLIIDLDADLEKDRQKLEMSNSTNSGCASKDSGHCLASSGPVNSTSSTLADSLKFASVQQPSSSQGNSHKETSKSKVKRSKTSKDVNKSLPSASLYGMPEISSGTGKRHQEAGRLGEVASSAGMNAALGHSTNGVGITANTTCGKNVKDERTGGKSQSTRGSKRDKDSGKSRKDSSNKLYDLGHSNTGVNNQAVVHLYGFGGGKAPGNGSPFHCGNSLAGELTKNTVDSGIMGNSVLGKKEEENEESHRRNKKLKTEKVDPLFTVPAPPPPVSNNISSPILPSYFSPSSTIAAPVEQLLVRTRSVGINTSEVGVVTEPECLGPCEPGTSVNLEGIVWHETEEGVLVVNVTWRNKTYVGTLLDCTKHDWAPPRFCDSPTSDLEMRGGRGRGKRARSAATATAPAPGSEVNFPEIRGLQNKNRGGANGKGRRGSINTSGRRTPPNCVIEDIKMSPSPVGKRKSRPAMELDPTSSSEDNKSGKRVRTNSRSMPTTPQGKNDSFLDQGCSSPVLIDCPHPNCNKKYKHINGLRYHQAHAHLDSDNKLEFEQDSEDKVSDCEEALSNVALECNESSTSLEQLKAPMSPGLQSAPGTPKGKRELANNCTNQISNSKTGKTSGKKKGLNVELNSLPIISNMSVTLDNCALDGSLTVEMPKLEAEGIIDKKNEKNKKSNCKVDKNLSKLKTTRPIAPAPAPTPPQLIAIPSAAFTNTTTGTMPGLPSLTTAVGQATPKSPPLKPIQPKPTIMGEPSSVNPSLTSLKDKKKKDKRKLKEKESKEALSPLDESKICKVEDSKGSPKDLCGHFLKEHINKSDSITNGLPETQESRMASIKAEADKVYTFTDNAPSPSIGSASRVECSTVINGQSTIAPLHVLTQNGGDSSTTKTNSPAYSDISDAADDGGSDSRSEGMRSKTSSPADILCNKDNLVKGHSTPISQSSQVKESHSPYYHGYDPYYSPSYVHPGQANTPVNGNIITNQGGKCKKEEEEEVEKKEKTESLDAKKTEANPSTLPPQHQSVITQRHPALAQSLYYGQYAYGLYMDQKSLIASNPAYRQQYEKYYEDQRMAEQKMTQTGRDCERKFDNSPKELVKEDVKLKNMPSSTISKAPSTPEQVKINTKLTISNKTEDSVKPQLLSNHHQVQCDSYKAKQMENHQLIKEAVEMKSVMDSMKQTGVDPTVRYKPESDSRSWHHYIYQSKYLEQQKAEEIERERKIKEENSKTPIKETVVPVPLQVTKEEAKDVKRPESQLVEDSKSKNDDRKTPVNWKDSRNARVAVSSPMSQQHQSYIQYLHAYPYTQMYDPNHPAYRAVSPVLMHSYPGAYLSPGFPHYNVYGKVSGRDESEKASTSPSINSKSTSESKALDLLQQHANQYRTKSPALAEKASTERERESERERDRHSPFSQRHLHTHHHTHVGMGYPLIPGQYDPFQGLTSATLVATQQVAAQASASGMFPTQRR
- the ZNF608 gene encoding zinc finger protein 608 isoform X1, producing MSLSISTVGKGVDPAAVDAYDSGDDWEIGVGDLIIDLDADLEKDRQKLEMSNSTNSGCASKDSGHCLASSGPVNSTSSTLADSLKFASVQQPSSSQGNSHKETSKSKVKRSKTSKDVNKSLPSASLYGMPEISSGTGKRHQEAGRLGEVASSAGMNAALGHSTNGVGITANTTCGKNVKDERTGGKSQSTRGSKRDKDSGKSRKDSSNKLYDLGHSNTGVNNQAVVHLYGFGGGKAPGNGSPFHCGNSLAGELTKNTVDSGIMGNSVLGKKEEENEESHRRNKKLKTEKVDPLFTVPAPPPPVSNNISSPILPSYFSPSSTIAAPVEQLLVRTRSVGINTSEVGVVTEPECLGPCEPGTSVNLEGIVWHETEEGVLVVNVTWRNKTYVGTLLDCTKHDWAPPRFCDSPTSDLEMRGGRGRGKRARSAATATAPAPGSEVNFPEIRGLQNKNRGGANGKGRRGSINTSGRRTPPNCVIEDIKMSPSPVGKRKSRPAMELDPTSSSEDNKSGKRVRTNSRSMPTTPQGKNDSFLDQGCSSPVLIDCPHPNCNKKYKHINGLRYHQAHAHLDSDNKLEFEQDSEDKVSDCEEALSNVALECNESSTSLEQLKAPMSPGLQSAPGTPKGKRELANNCTNQISNSKTGKTSGKKKGLNVELNSLPIISNMSVTLDNCALDGSLTVEMPKLEAEGIIDKKNEKNKKSNCKVDKNLSKLKTTRPIAPAPAPTPPQLIAIPSAAFTNTTTGTMPGLPSLTTAVGQATPKSPPLKPIQPKPTIMGEPSSVNPSLTSLKDKKKKDKRKLKEKESKEALSPLDESKICKVEDSKGSPKDLCGHFLKEHINKSDSITNGLPETQESRMASIKAEADKVYTFTDNAPSPSIGSASRVECSTVINGQSTIAPLHVLTQNGGDSSTTKTNSPAYSDISDAADDGGSDSRSEGMRSKTSSPADILCNKDNLVKGHSTPISQSSQVKESHSPYYHGYDPYYSPSYVHPGQANTPVNGNIITNQGGKCKKEEEEEVEKKEKTESLDAKKTEANPSTLPPQHQSVITQRHPALAQSLYYGQYAYGLYMDQKSLIASNPAYRQQYEKYYEDQRMAEQKMTQTGRDCERKFDNSPKELVKEDVKLKNMPSSTISKAPSTPEQVKINTKLTISNKTEDSVKPQLLSNHHQVQCDSYKAKQMENHQLIKEAVEMKSVMDSMKQTGVDPTVRYKPESDSRSWHHYIYQSKYLEQQKAEEIERERKIKEENSKTPIKETVVPVPLQVTKEEAKDVKRPESQLVEDSKSKNDDRKTPVNWKDSRNARVAVSSPMSQQHQSYIQYLHAYPYTQMYDPNHPAYRAVSPVLMHSYPGAYLSPGFPHYNVYGKVSGRDESEKASTSPSINSKSTSESKALDLLQQHANQYRTKSPALAEKASTERERESERERDRHSPFSQRHLHTHHHTHVGMGYPLIPGQYDPFQGLTSATLVATQQVAAQASASGMFPTQRRE
- the ZNF608 gene encoding zinc finger protein 608 isoform X5, with product MSLSISTVGKGVDPAAVDAYDSGDDWEIGVGDLIIDLDADLEKDRQKLEMSNSTNSGCASKDSGHCLASSGPVNSTSSTLADSLKFASVQQPSSSQGNSHKETSKSKVKRSKTSKDVNKSLPSASLYGMPEISSGTGKRHQEAGRLGEVASSAGMNAALGHSTNGVGITANTTCGKNVKDERTGGKSQSTRGSKRDKDSGKSRKDSSNKLYDLGHSNTGVNNQAVVHLYGFGGGKAPGNGSPFHCGNSLAGELTKNTVDSGIMGNSVLGKKEEENEESHRRNKKLKTEKVDPLFTVPAPPPPVSNNISSPILPSYFSPSSTIAAPVEQLLVRTRSVGINTSEVGVVTEPECLGPCEPGTSVNLEGIVWHETEEGVLVVNVTWRNKTYVGTLLDCTKHDWAPPRFCDSPTSDLEMRGGRGRGKRARSAATATAPAPGSEVNFPEIRGLQNKNRGGANGKGRRGSINTSGRRTPPNCVIEDIKMSPSPVGKRKSRPAMELDPTSSSEDNKSGKRVRTNSRSMPTTPQGKNDSFLDQGCSSPVLIDCPHPNCNKKYKHINGLRYHQAHAHLDSDNKLEFEQDSEDKVSDCEEALSNVALECNESSTSLEQLKAPMSPGLQSAPGTPKGKRELANNCTNQISNSKTGKTSGKKKGLNVELNSLPIISNMSVTLDNCALDGSLTVEMPKLEAEGIIDKKNEKNKKSNCKVDKNLSKLKTTRPIAPAPAPTPPQLIAIPSAAFTNTTTGTMPGLPSLTTAVGQATPKSPPLKPIQPKPTIMGEPSSVNPSLTSLKDKKKKDKRKLKEKESKEALSPLDESKICKVEDSKGSPKDLCGHFLKEHINKSDSITNGLPETQESRMASIKAEADKVYTFTDNAPSPSIGSASRVECSTVINGQSTIAPLHVLTQNGGDSSTTKTNSPAYSDISDAADDGGSDSRSEGMRSKTSSPADILCNKDNLVKGHSTPISQSSQVKESHSPYYHGYDPYYSPSYVHPGQANTPVNGNIITNQGGKCKKEEEEEVEKKEKTESLDAKKTEANPSTLPPQHQSVITQRHPALAQSLYYGQYAYGLYMDQKSLIASNPAYRQQYEKYYEDQRMAEQKMTQTGRDCERKFDNSPKELVKEDVKLKNMPSSTISKAPSTPEQVKINTKLTISNKTEDSVKPQLLSNHHQVQCDSYKAKQMENHQLIKEAVEMKSVMDSMKQTGVDPTVRYKPESDSRSWHHYIYQSKYLEQQKAEEIERERKIKEENSKTPIKETVVPVPLQVTKEEAKDVKRPESQLVEDSKSKNDDRKTPVNWKDSRNARVAVSSPMSQQHQSYIQYLHAYPYTQMYDPNHPAYRAVSPVLMHSYPGAYLSPGFPHYNVYGKVSGRDESEKASTSPSINSKSTSESKALDLLQQHANQYRTKSPALAEKASTERERESERERDRHSPFSQRHLHTHHHTHVGMGYPLIPGQYDPFQGNEFIENVH
- the ZNF608 gene encoding zinc finger protein 608 isoform X2, translating into MSLSISTVGKGVDPAAVDAYDSGDDWEIGVGDLIIDLDADLEKDRQKLEMSNSTNSGCASKDSGHCLASSGPVNSTSSTLADSLKFASVQQPSSSQGNSHKETSKSKVKRSKTSKDVNKSLPSASLYGMPEISSGTGKRHQEAGRLGEVASSAGMNAALGHSTNGVGITANTTCGKNVKDERTGGKSQSTRGSKRDKDSGKSRKDSSNKLYDLGHSNTGVNNQAVVHLYGFGGGKAPGNGSPFHCGNSLAGELTKNTVDSGIMGNSVLGKKEEENEESHRRNKKLKTEKVDPLFTVPAPPPPVSNNISSPILPSYFSPSSTIAAPVEQLLVRTRSVGINTSEVGVVTEPECLGPCEPGTSVNLEGIVWHETEEGVLVVNVTWRNKTYVGTLLDCTKHDWAPPRFCDSPTSDLEMRGGRGRGKRARSAATATAPAPGSEVNFPEIRGLQNKNRGGANGKGRRGSINTSGRRTPPNCVIEDIKMSPSPVGKRKSRPAMELDPTSSSEDNKSGKRVRTNSRSMPTTPQGKNDSFLDQGCSSPVLIDCPHPNCNKKYKHINGLRYHQAHAHLDSDNKLEFEQDSEDKVSDCEEALSNVALECNESSTSLEQLKAPMSPGLQSAPGTPKGKRELANNCTNQISNSKTGKTSGKKKGLNVELNSLPIISNMSVTLDNCALDGSLTVEMPKLEAEGIIDKKNEKNKKSNCKVDKNLSKLKTTRPIAPAPAPTPPQLIAIPSAAFTNTTTGTMPGLPSLTTAVGQATPKSPPLKPIQPKPTIMGEPSSVNPSLTSLKDKKKKDKRKLKEKESKEALSPLDESKICKVEDSKGSPKDLCGHFLKEHINKSDSITNGLPETQESRMASIKAEADKVYTFTDNAPSPSIGSASRVECSTVINGQSTIAPLHVLTQNGGDSSTTKTNSPAYSDISDAADDGGSDSRSEGMRSKTSSPADILCNKDNLVKGHSTPISQSSQVKESHSPYYHGYDPYYSPSYVHPGQANTPVNGNIITNQGGKCKKEEEEEVEKKEKTESLDAKKTEANPSTLPPQHQSVITQRHPALAQSLYYGQYAYGLYMDQKSLIASNPAYRQQYEKYYEDQRMAEQKMTQTGRDCERKFDNSPKELVKEDVKLKNMPSSTISKAPSTPEQVKINTKLTISNKTEDSVKPQLLSNHHQVQCDSYKAKQMENHQLIKEAVEMKSVMDSMKQTGVDPTVRYKPESDSRSWHHYIYQSKYLEQQKAEEIERERKIKEENSKTPIKETVVPVPLQVTKEEAKDVKRPESQLVEDSKSKNDDRKTPVNWKDSRNARVAVSSPMSQQHQSYIQYLHAYPYTQMYDPNHPAYRAVSPVLMHSYPGAYLSPGFPHYNVYGKVSGRDESEKASTSPSINSKSTSESKALDLLQQHANQYRTKSPALAEKASTERERESERERDRHSPFSQRHLHTHHHTHVGMGYPLIPGQYDPFQGLTSATLVATQQVAAQASASGNEFIENVH